One region of Pararhizobium qamdonense genomic DNA includes:
- a CDS encoding NAD-dependent succinate-semialdehyde dehydrogenase, giving the protein MPDIAAASRGLYVNGSWRPSHSGRDIDVIDPSTGKRLTRVPDATVEDARLCVEAAAGAAPSWRATPPRKRSEILRRCFELMIERSEMLATLISMENGKALRDARGEVAYAAEFFRWNAEEAVRITGEYGVAPSGANRIVVDYQPIGICLLITPWNFPAAMATRKIAPALAAGCTVILKPASETPLTAYALAAIYEEAGIPPGVVNVLTTSDPGSITSEVLGDSRVRKLSFTGSTGVGRHLLAEAAKHVISCSMELGGNAPFLVFDDANLEAALDGAMIAKMRNAGEACTAANRFYIQSGIYDAFAEGLRKRMAALKVGSGVDGQTDCGPMITRKAVEKIGRLVDDAKTRGARALCGGETPSGAGFFYPPTVLVEVSARSEMAHEEIFGPVAPLYRFETEDEAVERANDTEYGLAAYVYTGDVARGLRVSSSLEAGMIALNRGLVSDPAAPFGGVKQSGLGREGGQHHGIAEFMEAKYIATSF; this is encoded by the coding sequence ATGCCGGACATCGCCGCCGCTTCCCGAGGTCTCTACGTAAACGGTAGCTGGCGGCCGTCCCATAGTGGCCGGGATATTGATGTCATCGACCCGTCAACCGGAAAACGGTTGACCCGCGTGCCCGACGCGACGGTCGAGGACGCGCGGCTCTGCGTGGAAGCCGCTGCAGGTGCGGCCCCCTCGTGGCGGGCGACCCCTCCTCGCAAACGCTCGGAAATTCTGCGGCGTTGCTTCGAACTGATGATTGAGCGCTCCGAGATGCTAGCGACCTTGATATCGATGGAAAACGGCAAGGCCCTGCGCGACGCCCGCGGTGAAGTCGCGTACGCGGCCGAATTCTTCCGCTGGAACGCGGAAGAAGCGGTTCGCATCACCGGCGAGTACGGCGTCGCCCCATCGGGGGCCAATCGCATCGTCGTCGATTACCAGCCCATTGGAATATGCCTCTTGATCACGCCGTGGAATTTCCCGGCAGCGATGGCGACCCGCAAGATTGCGCCCGCACTCGCCGCAGGCTGCACGGTCATTCTCAAGCCAGCAAGCGAGACGCCTCTCACTGCGTATGCACTTGCCGCCATCTATGAAGAAGCAGGAATTCCGCCCGGCGTTGTCAATGTCCTGACCACAAGCGATCCGGGGTCGATCACTTCAGAAGTTTTGGGCGACTCCCGAGTGAGAAAGCTGTCGTTCACCGGATCGACCGGGGTCGGGCGTCACCTTTTGGCGGAAGCGGCAAAGCACGTCATCTCCTGCTCGATGGAGCTTGGCGGGAACGCACCATTCCTGGTCTTTGATGACGCCAATCTTGAGGCAGCCCTCGACGGTGCGATGATCGCTAAAATGCGCAACGCGGGAGAAGCCTGTACCGCAGCAAACCGCTTTTATATCCAGTCCGGCATATATGACGCATTTGCAGAAGGACTGCGCAAACGCATGGCCGCACTGAAGGTAGGATCGGGCGTCGACGGACAGACTGATTGCGGCCCAATGATTACGAGAAAGGCGGTCGAGAAAATCGGCCGGCTGGTCGACGATGCAAAGACTAGAGGGGCTCGTGCACTTTGCGGTGGCGAAACTCCATCGGGCGCCGGCTTCTTTTATCCTCCAACGGTGCTTGTCGAGGTTAGTGCCAGATCCGAGATGGCGCATGAGGAGATCTTTGGGCCCGTCGCCCCTCTCTATCGCTTCGAGACGGAAGATGAAGCGGTCGAACGTGCGAACGACACGGAGTATGGGTTGGCCGCCTATGTCTACACCGGCGACGTGGCACGCGGCCTTCGCGTTTCATCCAGCCTTGAAGCTGGCATGATCGCTTTGAATCGGGGACTGGTTTCTGATCCAGCAGCGCCCTTCGGCGGGGTGAAGCAAAGTGGGCTTGGCCGCGAAGGCGGTCAGCATCACGGCATTGCCGAATTCATGGAAGCCAAATATATCGCAACAAGCTTCTGA
- a CDS encoding alpha/beta hydrolase — translation MADFDNLVKEFVAASARTRDKLPMEADVAYGTGDSERLDIFFPAGARENLPVHIFIHGGYWRMFSKQDYSYVAETVTRAGAIAVIVDYAKMPAVRMNVIVDQIRRAERWVADNISSYGGDVDRLTVSGHSAGAHLATFLFQQGATYPKVRAAFLLGGIYDLGPLQSSFLAPEIGITDQEVAAFSPMLHSYNPECRVTVAVGADETPPFHQQAGAFKLLLEQQGLLSSARIIQRANHISSVRDLGRFGTETGGMLTQFIEGVLQPRLEPRITRLG, via the coding sequence GTGGCGGATTTCGACAATCTCGTGAAGGAGTTCGTTGCGGCGAGTGCCCGGACACGTGACAAACTGCCAATGGAGGCTGATGTTGCCTATGGAACGGGAGACAGTGAGAGACTTGACATCTTCTTCCCGGCTGGCGCTCGCGAAAACCTTCCTGTGCATATCTTCATCCACGGTGGGTACTGGCGGATGTTCTCTAAGCAAGATTACTCCTATGTAGCCGAGACCGTTACCCGCGCGGGCGCCATCGCGGTCATTGTCGATTATGCCAAGATGCCCGCCGTTCGGATGAATGTCATTGTCGATCAGATCCGGCGCGCCGAGCGCTGGGTGGCCGATAATATATCCAGTTACGGTGGAGACGTTGATCGGCTGACCGTCAGCGGGCATTCCGCCGGTGCACACTTGGCGACGTTCTTATTTCAGCAAGGGGCAACGTATCCTAAAGTTCGGGCAGCGTTCCTGCTGGGTGGGATCTACGACCTTGGCCCTTTGCAAAGTTCGTTTCTAGCTCCGGAGATCGGAATCACCGATCAGGAGGTGGCTGCGTTTTCTCCGATGCTACACTCGTATAACCCTGAATGCCGCGTGACTGTCGCGGTCGGCGCAGACGAAACGCCCCCCTTTCACCAGCAAGCGGGCGCCTTCAAACTTCTGCTTGAGCAGCAAGGTCTTTTGTCGTCGGCTCGAATAATTCAGCGCGCAAACCATATATCCAGTGTCCGTGACCTGGGGCGCTTTGGCACGGAGACCGGTGGGATGTTGACCCAATTCATTGAGGGAGTACTGCAACCGCGGCTTGAACCGCGAATAACGCGCTTGGGGTAG
- a CDS encoding aminotransferase class I/II-fold pyridoxal phosphate-dependent enzyme, translated as MTAARNANLTIVEDDSFGDLPMAMTNRLATLDQLNNVISVGTFSKTLSASLRSGFVAARGTTISALAELKMLTTVNSSGHIERLLHRLLTDGH; from the coding sequence TTGACAGCCGCCCGCAACGCCAACCTGACCATCGTCGAGGACGACTCTTTTGGGGATCTGCCGATGGCGATGACAAACAGGCTGGCAACGCTCGATCAACTCAACAACGTGATCTCCGTCGGGACATTTTCTAAAACACTATCGGCCAGCTTGCGCTCGGGGTTCGTTGCCGCCCGGGGCACGACCATCAGCGCGCTCGCAGAATTGAAAATGCTGACGACGGTAAACAGTTCCGGACACATCGAGCGCCTGCTGCACCGTCTGCTGACGGATGGCCATTAA
- a CDS encoding DUF6894 family protein has product MPHYYFHLRTTDGFERDEEGITFPSIDQAKADALCSLFEMAADELSGEHESKMIGIDITDGQRTVLASVKMGDDNKGQHLEEAKDSNEGHAFIHGRGGAEKP; this is encoded by the coding sequence ATGCCGCATTATTATTTTCATCTGCGAACAACAGACGGCTTTGAACGAGATGAGGAAGGGATCACCTTTCCCAGCATTGACCAAGCCAAAGCCGACGCATTGTGCAGCTTGTTCGAGATGGCAGCTGATGAACTGTCCGGTGAGCATGAGAGCAAGATGATCGGCATCGACATTACCGACGGACAAAGGACTGTGTTGGCGTCCGTGAAAATGGGCGATGATAACAAGGGCCAGCACTTGGAAGAGGCAAAAGACAGCAATGAAGGCCACGCTTTCATTCACGGGCGTGGAGGCGCGGAAAAGCCATGA
- a CDS encoding flagellin N-terminal helical domain-containing protein: MTSILTNVGAISALQTLRSINASMAATQGQVSSGLRIESADDNAAYWSIATTMKSDNKALSAVADALGFGAAKIDVAYSGMDAVIDVMSEFKAKLVAAKEPGVDKAKIQKELEQLKEQVVSISTSASFGGQNWLNTDIAELVDPALNKVSFVSSFVRSRGGSVAVETADLGLDEISLFNKTGGGLLQSAKITKTVSTPGGLVSNIGGLQNGAASDLPHYGHSWFIFSGARSLSATDQISFDISIDANGAYTAGSSYSVTIDQALVNAALGKSDGSITNSSEMSIVLKSALAAAGAPADSSRDYHYWPTSTGSSLVDIFSVEALSPGLGSSISISNVTSTLAGGYNFGMSQISSHNNITPSAYVPFTAGFQFQMTATSQFSFDVNFPTAGTSQSYTVTKADVDAALGTSDGIVGNLTDFATVLGSVVSDLTFSQSSGNLWISPDPSGPHIGRHAIFSVSNMTVTDILTVETTSTYVTISGFDFLSIDVTDPTANIDDLISAVDVMTEAVVSGASVLGALQSRIDMQSKFAAELMDTIDKGIGRLVDADMNEESTRLKALETQQQLGIQALQIANSNSENVMALFR; this comes from the coding sequence ATGACGAGCATTCTCACGAATGTCGGCGCAATTTCTGCGCTCCAAACACTGCGATCAATCAATGCCAGCATGGCAGCTACCCAGGGTCAAGTGTCTTCGGGCTTACGAATTGAGAGCGCAGACGACAACGCTGCCTATTGGTCGATCGCAACAACAATGAAGTCGGATAATAAGGCTCTCTCCGCAGTGGCCGACGCGCTTGGGTTTGGGGCAGCGAAAATCGACGTGGCCTATTCTGGTATGGATGCGGTGATCGACGTCATGTCTGAATTTAAGGCTAAGCTCGTCGCAGCGAAGGAGCCAGGCGTTGACAAGGCCAAAATTCAGAAGGAGTTGGAGCAACTCAAAGAACAGGTGGTTAGCATCTCCACGTCGGCCAGTTTCGGCGGGCAAAATTGGCTGAACACCGACATCGCCGAACTCGTTGACCCCGCCCTAAACAAGGTATCGTTCGTTTCCTCCTTTGTCCGATCGCGCGGCGGCTCCGTGGCAGTGGAGACTGCTGACCTCGGCCTCGACGAAATATCGCTGTTTAACAAGACGGGAGGTGGCCTTCTGCAGTCAGCGAAGATCACAAAGACGGTCAGCACTCCAGGTGGCTTGGTTTCCAATATTGGCGGCCTTCAGAATGGTGCGGCCTCCGATCTGCCCCACTACGGGCACTCGTGGTTCATTTTCTCTGGCGCCCGCAGCCTCAGTGCTACGGACCAGATTTCCTTCGACATTTCAATTGATGCCAACGGCGCCTATACCGCCGGCAGCAGCTATAGTGTGACGATAGACCAGGCACTGGTGAACGCGGCGCTGGGCAAAAGCGACGGATCGATCACAAACTCCTCCGAAATGTCGATCGTCCTCAAGTCTGCCCTGGCGGCTGCGGGAGCGCCTGCAGACAGTTCGCGTGACTATCATTACTGGCCAACGTCCACCGGTAGTAGCCTCGTAGATATTTTCTCAGTCGAGGCACTTTCGCCGGGTCTGGGATCGAGCATCTCGATCAGCAATGTCACCTCGACGCTTGCTGGCGGTTATAACTTTGGCATGTCCCAAATCAGCAGCCACAACAACATCACGCCTTCCGCCTACGTACCATTCACGGCCGGCTTCCAGTTCCAGATGACCGCCACCTCGCAGTTCTCCTTTGACGTGAATTTCCCAACGGCGGGCACAAGCCAGAGCTACACTGTGACAAAGGCCGACGTCGATGCCGCCCTCGGCACCAGTGACGGGATCGTGGGCAACTTAACCGATTTCGCGACGGTTCTTGGTTCGGTGGTCAGCGACCTGACCTTCTCTCAGAGCAGTGGTAATCTTTGGATATCGCCTGATCCGTCCGGTCCACATATCGGTCGGCATGCGATCTTCAGCGTATCGAACATGACCGTCACCGATATCCTGACCGTAGAAACGACCTCCACCTATGTCACCATAAGCGGGTTCGACTTCCTGTCCATTGACGTCACCGATCCCACTGCGAACATCGATGACCTTATCTCCGCCGTAGACGTTATGACGGAAGCCGTCGTTTCTGGCGCCTCGGTCCTGGGTGCCTTGCAGTCCCGTATCGATATGCAATCTAAGTTTGCCGCAGAGCTTATGGACACAATAGACAAGGGCATCGGCCGGCTGGTCGATGCCGACATGAACGAAGAATCGACCCGACTCAAGGCGCTTGAGACGCAACAGCAGTTGGGTATTCAGGCCTTGCAGATCGCGAATTCTAACTCCGAGAACGTGATGGCTTTGTTCCGGTAA